One Candidatus Thermoplasmatota archaeon DNA segment encodes these proteins:
- a CDS encoding 2,3-bisphosphoglycerate-independent phosphoglycerate mutase codes for MVEKKIMLIVCDGLSDRPVKELDMKTPLQAARKPAMDALARHGMSGTIDVIGPGIIPGSDTAHLALFGYDPYKVYTGRGPIEAAGAGVELGRGDVAFRCNFATVDKSFNVIDRRAGRIKSGTAELAKAITGMNIDGVSVIFREGSEHRGVLVLRGNGLDHRVSDVDPHGEGKVLEAKALVPEAMKTAKVLNEFVRKSSEILSVHILNKERVKNHLPPANVILPRGSGSIGELNPMGERYGLKCAAVAGVTLVKGICRMVGMDVPDVPGTTGGLDTDYKAKADAALRLIKTHDFVFLNVKAGDIAGHDGDFRMKVRVVENIDMMLGLILKELHESVVIAITCDHSTPVAVKEHSADPVPLAISGGGARVDGVRDFDEISAASGALGRIRGTDLMPILLGMADRATKFGA; via the coding sequence ATGGTAGAAAAGAAGATCATGCTCATTGTGTGCGACGGTCTTTCGGACCGGCCTGTCAAGGAACTCGATATGAAGACTCCCCTCCAGGCGGCACGGAAGCCTGCAATGGACGCGCTTGCTCGTCATGGTATGAGTGGCACAATCGATGTCATCGGTCCGGGGATAATCCCAGGGAGCGACACCGCCCATCTCGCGCTCTTTGGCTACGATCCATATAAGGTCTATACCGGCCGTGGACCGATAGAGGCGGCCGGAGCGGGCGTAGAGCTCGGGAGAGGCGATGTCGCATTCAGGTGCAATTTCGCAACGGTCGACAAATCCTTCAATGTGATAGATAGGAGAGCCGGCAGGATCAAATCCGGGACAGCTGAGCTGGCAAAGGCCATTACCGGGATGAACATCGACGGTGTGAGCGTCATTTTCAGAGAAGGCTCGGAGCATAGAGGCGTCCTCGTGCTCAGGGGAAATGGCCTTGATCACAGGGTGTCGGATGTGGACCCACACGGTGAAGGGAAGGTACTCGAGGCCAAAGCACTCGTTCCTGAGGCCATGAAGACAGCGAAGGTGCTCAACGAGTTCGTCAGGAAATCATCCGAGATACTCTCTGTGCACATCCTCAACAAGGAGAGGGTCAAGAATCATCTCCCGCCCGCGAATGTCATCTTGCCTCGTGGCTCAGGAAGCATAGGCGAATTGAACCCGATGGGAGAACGCTATGGTTTGAAATGCGCAGCGGTCGCCGGCGTCACCCTCGTCAAAGGCATATGCCGCATGGTCGGGATGGACGTACCAGACGTGCCAGGGACCACTGGTGGCCTCGATACCGATTACAAGGCCAAGGCAGATGCTGCCCTGAGGCTGATAAAGACGCACGACTTCGTGTTCTTGAACGTCAAGGCAGGCGACATTGCGGGTCATGACGGCGACTTCCGGATGAAAGTCCGAGTGGTCGAGAACATCGACATGATGCTAGGTCTGATTCTGAAGGAGCTTCACGAGAGCGTAGTAATTGCGATCACATGCGATCACTCAACACCAGTCGCGGTGAAAGAGCACAGTGCAGACCCGGTCCCGCTCGCGATATCTGGTGGAGGGGCACGGGTCGATGGCGTGCGTGATTTCGATGAGATATCAGCTGCCTCGGGAGCGCTCGGGAGAATAAGAGGCACCGACCTGATGCCCATATTGCTTGGGATGGCAGATCGAGCAACGAAATTCGGAGCCTGA
- a CDS encoding DUF59 domain-containing protein has product MPTKKEVVTALKEIVDPHTNVSVYDMGLISELEVTKDTVRLTFRPTSPFCPLGIQLAQNIKRRMKDLKGTRKANVKVVGHVMEDQINKSLQEA; this is encoded by the coding sequence ATGCCAACGAAAAAAGAAGTTGTTACAGCCCTCAAGGAAATCGTTGACCCGCACACGAACGTTAGCGTCTACGATATGGGACTGATATCAGAGCTCGAGGTTACCAAGGACACAGTCCGCCTGACATTCAGGCCAACGTCCCCATTCTGCCCTCTGGGAATCCAGCTAGCACAGAACATCAAGCGCCGGATGAAGGATCTCAAAGGCACACGGAAGGCGAACGTGAAAGTCGTGGGTCATGTCATGGAGGACCAGATAAACAAGTCGCTCCAGGAAGCCTGA